The genomic segment ACCTTAACCCAATCTTTTCTTGTATTAGCTATGAGCGTTTCGTGTATTTCAAATAAAACATCTAAAGATAAATCTTTACTGGAATATTCGCTACGAATTTTTTCAATAACAGCATAATTATTCGCAATCATTTGCTCACAATAATTTCGTGGTTTACGACCTTCTCGAAGCATTCTTTTAGCAACTTCTCTCGTGGTTGCCGCACCCTCCATTTGCGAGCTTGCAATAGCTTCCTCCATAAGGCTATTTATTAAAATCTGTTTTCGATTTTGATGTGGTTGTTTTTTTGTTAAAAACGAATCACCATAACTCATGTCTATTTTATGAAGTAACTCCGGCATGTAATCAAGCATCTTAAAGCTATAAAATTTACCGCCCTCATCTTTAACGATTCCATTCACCCTACCGCTATTGCGTTCAAGCTTCACGAGTTGCCAAAGATTATCAGCTGCAAAATTTTGGGTAGGTAGCGCTTCCACTTTATAAATAAATTTACTATAAGAAAGGTAATTTGCCCCACTAGCATCTTCAATCAGTTTTCGCTCTTGAATAAAATTTTCCGTACCTGAAAACCATCCTCTTAAAAGTTCGAAATTCGGCTCTACCTTTAATGGTTTGCGAATATGGAAAATATTTGACATTTCAATCATATTAAATACATTTGTAATTTTATATAAATTTTATATAAAAAGCAAATAATTTTTAATACATTTTTATTTTTAAACTTATTCCAGCGGCAACTCAATCTCAATCTCCTCCTCCGCCACTTCCGCCAGCGGCACCGCATCCGAGTATTCCCCGACTCGCTCGATCTTCGACTCTAGGCGCTGGTAACTCGAAACCGTGTCGTCCATGTTCTTCTTCGCGTTATTCAGATGCTTGGCGGTGAGCTCGAGATTCGCGCCAAATTTCCCTGCCTCAGTCTTCACTCCCGCGATCAACGCCAAAACTTTCTTCGCATTTTCCTCAAATTTCTCCGACTGGAAGGCGATCAAGACAACGCGCAGAAAGTAGAAGAAAGAATTCGGCGAGACGAGCTGAATATTTTTGGCGCGGGCATAGCGCGAGATCTCGGAATTTTCCGAGGCCTCGTTGTAGATTGATTCGGCTGGCAAATAGAGCACCGCGAAATCCGTCGTGCCTTCCTCTGGTCGAATGTATTTCTTCGCAATCGCGTCGATGTGTTTTTTGCAGTCTTTCGCGAATTCCCGGCGAAAAGTCTCGGCGATTTTTTCGTCCGCCGCCGTGCGCATTTTCTCGAAATTCTCGAGCGGAAATTTGGAGTCAACCGGAATGTTGCCATTCTTGGTTTCAATAATCGCATCGACCGCCTCCCCGCCCGCGAAGGCGAATTGGAGTTTCCACTTCTCGCGCGGCAGTGCCTCCGCCAGCATTTCTTTCAGTCCTTCCTCGCCGAGATTCCCGCGCCGTTTGGAATGTTTGAGGAAGTTCGTCAGCGATTCGACCGAGCCGCGAATCTCCGCCATCTTGCCGAGCTCACCTGAAACTTTGGCGATTTCGCGCGCCGCACCGTCGAGCCGTGCGTCGAGCTTCTTCGTATTGTCGGTTAATTTTTGATCAACCGAGTCATTCAGATTCGCGAATTTCTTTTCGAGCAAATCGAGAGTTTGCAAAGTCGTCTTCTGTGTCTCGCCTGTCTGGTGGTGAATTTCTTTGCGTAAATTTTCAATCACATCGAGCATCAATTTTTGCGCGTTGTCTTCGCTCGGCTTCGCGAGCTCCGCAAATTTTTTGGAGACGAAAAAAGCGAGAGCAACGAAAGCCAGCAAAATCGCACCGGCGAGCAAAATTAAATAAGTTTCCATTTGCGAATTTTAACACGCCTAGAGCTTGCATTTAGCGGCAAAACAATTATAATTTACGCAATGACAAACTCATTCTGCGCTGCCGAAATGATGCAATTCTCTAACTGAGAGGTTGCTTTTTGCGCGCGGAAAATTGGCAACCTCTCTCAGAGAGGTTTTTTTAAAAAAATTTCCAAGAGATATAAACTACCAACTACCAACTACCAACTACCAACTACCAACTACCAACTACCAACTACCAACTACCAACTACCCAATGCCAATCAAAATCCCCAACCAACTCCCCGCCAAGAAACTACTCGAGCGCGAGAATATTTTCGTCATGCCGGAAAAACGCGCGGCGAAGCAGGACATCCGTCCGCTCGAAATCGCCGTGCTAAATCTGATGCCGACCAAAATCGAGACCGAGACGCAGCTCGCGCGTCTGCTCGGCAACTCGCCGCTGCAGGTCAATCTCACCTTTCTCACGACGGAAAGCTACCGCCCGAAAAATATTTCTGAAAAGCACCTCGTCAATTTTTACCAGACTTTCGAAGGCGTAAAGACGCGCAAATTCGACGGACTAATCGTGACGGGCGCACCAGTCGAGCTACTCGACTGGCAAGAAGTGAAATACTGGGACGAGCTGAAGCGGATTTTGGACTGGAGCCTGACGAATGTTTATTCGAGCCTTTTCATTTGCTGGGGCGCGCAGGCGGCGTTGCAACATTTTTATAAAATCCCGAAACACAAACTGCCGCGCAAAAAATTCGGCGTCTTCCTCCACAAAGCCTGCAAAAAAAATGCGATTCTCCTGCGTGGTTTTGATGAGAATTTCTGGGTGCCCGTCTCGCGGAATACCGAAACGCGCGAAGCCGATCTACGCAAAGTGAAGGATCTCGAAATTCTCGCTGACGCGAAAGACGCCGGCATTTACCTCGTGCGCAATAAAAAGCTGCGCCAGATTTTCGCGTTCAATCACGCCGAGTACGACCGCGAGACTCTACAAAAGGAATTCGAGCGCGACCGCGCCAAAGATCCGAATTTCCCCGAGCCGGAGAATTACTTCGACGCCAAAGGTCAGCCGCAAATGCGCTGGCGTGCACACGCCACGCTACTTTTCTCGAACTGGCTGAATTATTATGTCTATCAGGAAACACCATTCGATCTCGAAAAACTTTAACTTAATTCCCCGCTCATGACTCCAAAAAAATTATTCCGAAACTCACTACTGAAAATTTTTAATTTTTGAATTTTTAATTTTATAAATAATGCCTAAATCCAAATTTTTAAAAATTAAAAATTGAGATTTATTTAAAAATTATAAAATTACAAAATTAAAAATTGAACCAGCCCCCCCAAAAAAAAATCTCACTATTCGAAACAATTATTTAATTCCCTAAAAATGACTATCAAAAAGAATCTCCATCCCGAGACGCTCGCGATTCACGCCGGTCGCGCGAAAAATGCAGCGAATGCTTGCGCGACACCGATTTACCAAACTGCGAGTTTCGATTTCGGCTCGACCAAAGAAGCCGCCGATCTATTCGCGCTGAAGAAAGCTGGCAATATCTACACACGCATGGGCAACCCAACGACCGCCGTGCTCGAGGAACGCATCGCCGCGCTCGAAGGCGGCTCGGCCGCAGTCGCGACTGCGAGTGGCATGGCAGCGATTTCTTTGGCAATTTTAACTTTGGCGCAAAAAGGCGATCACATCATTTCCTCGACCGCACTCTACGGCGGCACGGAAACTTTGTTTCGCCACACCTTGCCGCGCTTCGGCATCGAGGTCGAATTCGTCGAGAAGCTCTCTGCCGCGAAATTGGAAAAATTGATTCGAAGAAATACGCGCGCAATTTATTTCGAGACGATTGGCAATCCTGCGGGCGAAGTTCTCGACTTCGCGGAAATCGCCAAGGTCGCGAAGAAATTCAAAGTGCCCGTCATCGTCGACAATACTTTCGCACCGGTGCTGTGCCGACCGATTGAATTTGGCGCGAACATTGTCATTCACTCACTCACGAAATGGATTGGCGGTCACGGCACTTCGATTGGCGGCATCGTCGTCGACGGCGGCAATTTCGATTGGAAAGTGAATCCGCTCTTCGCGCAAAAAGACCCGAGCTACCATGATTTGCGATTCGCGAGCCTCGGCAAAGTGGCTTTCGCGACGAAAGCGCGTGTCGACGGTCTGCGCAATCTCGGCGCCTGCCTCTCGCCTTTCAACTCTTGGCAATTTTTACTCGGACTCGAAACGCTCGGATTGAGAATTAAAAAACATTCGGAAAATACGATTGCGCTCACGCAATTCTTGGTCGACCATCCGAAAGTCGCCTGGGTGAATTTCGTCGGACTACCGACTCATCCTTTCAATGAAAACGCGCTGAAATATTTCGAGGGCGGCTTCGGTTCGGTCTTCACTTTTGGTTTGAAAAAAGGACGCACCGCCGGCAAAAAATTCATCGAGTCGGTCAAGCTCGCAAGTCACCTCGCGAATGTCGGCGACGCGAAAACACTCGTCCTGCATCCCGCCTCGACTTCACACTCGCAACTTTCGAAAGCAGCGCTCGCCGCCGCCGGCGTCAGCGAAGAAACGATTCGCGTCTCGGTCGGACTCGAGCACATCGCAGATATCCGCGACGATTTCGAGCAGGCTTTGGAGAAGTGCTGAGAATGTAGAAACATTGCGCAACGAAATCCCCCTCAGTCCCCCTTTGCGAAAGGGGGAGGAAGCCAGAACGAAAAATTTTTCGATTTCAAAAATCTCCGCAAGTTCAAGTTTATAAATGAACCGTCCATTTTTCTATTAACTCAAATATGTGGTTCGAATTACAAATTCGAACCTGCACAGCAGAAACCGAAAAACGTAGAAACGTTGCATGCAACGTTTCTACCGAGGCAGAAATTATTACTCCGCGCAGCCTTCACTTTCACTTTCCGCCGCCAAAGCCTCTTCTTCGATATCCATAATTTTGCGCGTCGCCCCGATTTTTTGGAGAAAGGAAATCACGGGCTGCGGCAGATATTTTTGCAAGTCTGAGCCTTTTTTGATTTCCTCACGGACAATCGTCGCCGAAATGGCGTACTTCTTTTTCGGTTTGATAATTTTCTTTTTGCCGTCTTTGCGGAAAAGCTTCTCGACGCGCGGATTGTCGGTAATCGCGACCGACTCGAAATCTTGGCAGGTTTTGATGACATGCTTGACCCATTTTTCATCGTCGTCGATGTCTGGCAGCGGCACGACTTTGAATTGTTCCGGCTTCACGCCGAGCGACTCCAGCGTCTCCTTGACCATCGCGTGGCGTTCACCGACCGTGAAAGGATTTTCGAGCGTGCGGAATTTGTCACTCGATCCGACCACGACCAAAACCTGGTCGAATTTCGGCAGCAAGTCCTGAATCACGGAGAGATGACCGCGGTGAAAAGGCTGAAAGCGACCGATGAAAGCGACGCGTTTAACTTTTTTTGGAGGCATAAAAATAGTTTTCTGGAGTCCAATTTTAGCAGAAATTCTCGGAAAATGATTTATTTTATCTCGATGGTATTACGACCGGAAATAATCGATTTGCCACTCGCGTCACGCGCTTTGAAATAAATTTCATACTTGCCGACTGCCAAATCCGACCAGGTCGCGGTGAAGGTCAGCGTGCTCGGGCTGGTGACCGTCGCGAAGGTCTTGCGCTCGCCACTCGCGAGATTGCGCGCGATGAAGTCGACTTCAGTCGGCGTGAAATTCGCACTATTGATCTGGGCAATTACATCGATGAAATTTTTTTGCACGGAAATCGTCGCGCCATCGACCGGGGAAATGATGGTGGAACCCTCAGCATCGGCGCCGCCTTCTGTGACTGTGAAGCTGACCGACTCGCTCACGGAACGCCCGGTCGTGTCCGTCGTGTCGACGAGCAAAGTGTGGCTACCAAGTCGCGTGCTGGAATCCAGCACAATCGGCACCTCAAAAGGCGGATATTCGATTTCGGAAATTTTCGAACCGTCGAGATAAAAATCAACCTTCGCGATATCACCACCAGCGTCGAAAGCCTCGGCGCTCGCGAGCAAAGTCGTGCCGCGCGCGACTTCGGAATTCGCAGTCGGCGCTGTGATGCGAACGGTCGGCATTTGCGTATCTTCACCGACAATGACATCGACCGTCGAAGTGCCGGAATAATAGAGCTTGTCAAAAACCTTGGCAGTAATCTTCACATGATCCCCGTCGTCCAATTTTTTGGGAATTGGAATCACACCTTTCCATGGCGCCGTCGTCGCTGTCACGACCAATTCGTCGTCGCGGTAGTATTCGACTTTTTCGACATCATTCGGCGCAGTGACATCGACCCACACGCCAATCGTCGATTTTTGGACGGTCGAACCGGAAACCGGCGAGACAATCGTGACTGTCGGCGCGAGCTGCGCGGTCGCAGCGGTGTGGACATCGTCAGTTTCGGTCGGCGGCAGCGCAATCGCAGAATCTGCGCCATAAACTGATTTGACCCAAGCCTGCACTGGATTTTCCCAGGCTGAATCGTAGGGTCGCTCCGAGTGCAGATTTTCAAATTTGCGCAGCTCAATCGCCGACTCCGGCGTCAGCGCACTCGGCAATTTGCCGCTCACACGATCGACTGCAATTTCCATGAAAGAATCATCGACCTCGAGCGGCGTGGCTGTATCGATGAAAGTCTCCGTCACAATTTGGTCAATCGGCGTCGAAGACGAGGCCAATTTGCCAGTCAGACGCGAGACGCTGCGTTGCACGATACCCTCTGGGATTGGGAAATTTTTGACCGGCAAATCTTCGTGTGCCGCTTTCATGAAACCCATCCAAATCGGACCAGCCGAAGCGAATCCGCCGCCACTCATATTCATCGGCGTGCCGTCGTTATTACCCATCCAGGTCGCGACGGTCATCTGGGGCGTGTAGCCAATCGTCCACACATCACCCGGCAGAATCGATTTTTCGGAAATCTTTTTGTTCGCCGTACCCGTCTTGGCAGCGACCGGTCGACCAGGCAGCGTGAGATAAGAATTCCAAGTACTCGGGCGCGAGCTCGGATCGGAAAGCATGTTGGTCATCAGATAGGCAATGCCCGGATCGAGCACGAGTTCTTTTTTCGGGTCAGCGAATTCGTCAATCAGATTACCGCGTGCATCGGTAATTTTGAGAATCGGCGTCGGCGGGACAGCGTAGCCGCCATTCGCGAAAACGGAATAACCCTGAACCATCTCGAGCATGGGAACTTCCGGCGCGCCAAGTCCGATGGTCGGACCGTAGCGTTCGTCGGATTTCACACTTGCCAAACCCATTTCGTGGGCTGTTTGGACGATTGGCAATTCACCCGCCAAGATTGCCATTTTCACCGCCGGAATATTGCGCGAACCACCCAGCGCGCGCCGCATGGAAATCGGACCGAGGAAAGTTCCATCGTAATTTTTGGGTGTGTATTCATCCGTCCCTCGACCGAAATTGGTTTCGACATCCCAAAAAACCGAAGCCGGAGCGTAACCCTGCTTGAGTCCCGTCGCATAGACGAATGGTTTGAAACTTGAACCGGGCTGGCGCGGACGCGTCGTCAGATTGGTCGCGCCGTCACTGCCTTTGCCATCTTCCCCGACTGTCTCGAAATAATCGCGACTGCCGACCATAGCGAGAATCTGTCCGGTCGGGTTATCGACGGCGAGCAGCGAAGCATTCGTCGCATCGAAGCGATTCACACCCCAAGTCGCTGTGCCATCTTCATTTTGCTTCTCGGGAAATTGCGCCGCGACCAGCTCCTCGGCTTTGCTCTGCAAATTGGGATCGAGTGTCGTGAAGACACGCAATCCGCCGCGCTCGACCACATCCTGACCGTATTTTTCCTCGAGTAAGTCACGGACATAAAAAACAAAATGCGGCGCGCGAATCGATTCGTGGTAAGACTGGAATTTCAAATTATTGGATTCCCGCCAGGCTTGCGCGAATTCTGTCTTGGAAATGTAACCGAGACTGAGCAAGCGATTCAAAACATAATCTTTGCGACCGGGTGTGTAGTCCGGATCGTCAATCGAAGTGCAGGCTGAAACGAGCTGCGGCTCAGTCACCGCATCTTCCGCCAACTCAGCAGAATCGGAATTTTTAGTTTTGGAATCTTCGACCGCAACCAAATCTTCCGGACCAGCTGGAACTGGTGGCTTGGCGCAACTACCCATCAAGAGTTCACGATCTTGTCCGTACGGTGAATAGCGACTCGGCGCCTGCGGCAAACCAGCGAGCACCGCCGCCTCCGCCAAAGTCAGCTCCTCCGCGTTTTTATTGAAAAAAGTCTGCGCTGCTGCCTGGATACCGTAGGCGTTATTGCCGTACGGAATGCGGTTCAGATACATCGCGAGGATTTCTTCTTTCGAAAATTTATTTTCCAATTTGAGCGCGAGCATCAATTCCTGGAGTTTGCGCCAGTAAGTTTTTTCGGGAGAAAGATAGGCGTTTTTGACGAATTGCTGCGTAATCGTCGAACCGCCGCCGATGAAGTGACCGACGCCCAGCTCACTCAGCACGGCGCGAATGATGCCGTCGACATCGAAACCGGGGTGCGAAAAAAACTTGTCGTCCTCCGCGACGGTCGTCGCGACTTTCACTGTATCGGGAATTTTTTCGTAGGGAATCTCGAAACGATTTTCATCGCCGTGAATCGTGTAAAGCTCGCCGCCTTCGCGGTCGTAAATGATCGTGGACTGACTCGCGAAAAGTGCGTTGACATCGTCGATGCTCGGCAAAATCGGTGACAACACGAATTGTCCGACCTGCAAAATGAAAAGGACAATCCACACGCGCAGGAACCATGCGACGACGAGCAAACCGGCGGAAAGTCCAAGCCAAGTTTTCCATCTGCCGTCACCGTGATTTTGGATTCGCAGCCGAATCCGCCTCAAAATTGAGGCCTTTTGAGAATTTTCCATCGCGCGCTATTTTATCATTTTTTGGAAAAATCTTCGGCTTATGCCAAACCCGGTCTCAATTTTCGACCCAGCCCTGCGGCGGCTCCAAGCTCCAGACATAACCATACTGTCGCCGCAATTCCTCCAGCTGCTGACAGAAAAAAGAATCTTTGAGCTCTTCCTTCGAAGCGGCAAATCGAAAATGATTAGCGCCAGAACTTGGCTTAACGGGAAAAAAATAAATCGTGACTGGCGTCTCTTCAGAATTCTCTTTGTCGGTTCTCATAACAAGCCAAAATTAAAAATCGGGACGCTACTCTAAACCTCAATTTTAATTTCGCCAAATTTTATTCAGCCCTCACCAAAAAATCCTCGGCGAAATTATCCGTCATCCCGGCGACGAAATCCGCGACGACGATTTCGGGCGGGTCGATTTTGAGGCGACGCGCGAATTCCGGCGGGAGCAAATTTTGCTGCGCGTGAATGGTCGTAAAAAGCTTTTCCAAAATGTCCGCTCCGCGATTCGACAGCTTGGCAACCGCCGGCGCTAGGTAAAAATTTTGCCGCAAGAACTGGCGCAGCTCGACCAAATCAGCCTGCATTTTGGGAGAAAATCCGACGAGCGGCTCAGCGAAATTTCGAACTTTGGGTAGCGAATCAATCGCGTGCTTCTTCAGATTCTGGGCGGAATTTTCGAGCAAATCGCGATTAAGTAAATCGATGATTGCCGAAACAGCGCGGTGATTGAAAGCCTCGGTTGGTAATTTCGCGTCAACTTTTGCGAGCGCTTTTTGCCACAGATTCAGATTTTTCAAATCTTCCCGCGTGAAAATCCCGGCGCGCAAACCGTCCTCGAGATCGTGATTCGTGTAGGCGATTTCGTCCGCCAGATTCACGATTTGCGCTTCGAGTGAAGGCTGCGAGTCTATTTTTTCCGGCGCATCGTAAATCGTCGCGTGTTTCGCCAAACCGTCGAGCAAGTCGAGCGTCAGATTCAAGCCCTCGGAATCGGGATATTTTTTTTCGAGTATCTGGAGAATACGCCGCGACTGCCGATTGTGTTCGAAACTTTTGCCGAATTTTTGCAGCAAGGAATCAAGCCGATCCTCGCCAGCGTGTCCGAAAGGTGTGTGTCCGAGATCGTGCGCGAGCGCAATCGCACCAGCGAGATCTTCATTTACTGCGAGATTACGCGCGAGACTGCGCGAAATTTGGGAAACTTCGAGTGAGTGCGTGAGCCGATTGCGAAAATGGTCGCCGTGACTCGCAACGAAAACTTGAGTCTTACCTTTCAGTCGGCGGAATGCTTTGGAATGGATGATGCGCGCGTGGTCCCGCTGAAACTCCGTGCGAAATTCATCGCGCTCGTCAGGAAATTCACGCCGCGCTGCATCAGCGAAAGTCGCATATGGC from the Patescibacteria group bacterium genome contains:
- a CDS encoding O-acetylhomoserine aminocarboxypropyltransferase/cysteine synthase family protein; its protein translation is MTIKKNLHPETLAIHAGRAKNAANACATPIYQTASFDFGSTKEAADLFALKKAGNIYTRMGNPTTAVLEERIAALEGGSAAVATASGMAAISLAILTLAQKGDHIISSTALYGGTETLFRHTLPRFGIEVEFVEKLSAAKLEKLIRRNTRAIYFETIGNPAGEVLDFAEIAKVAKKFKVPVIVDNTFAPVLCRPIEFGANIVIHSLTKWIGGHGTSIGGIVVDGGNFDWKVNPLFAQKDPSYHDLRFASLGKVAFATKARVDGLRNLGACLSPFNSWQFLLGLETLGLRIKKHSENTIALTQFLVDHPKVAWVNFVGLPTHPFNENALKYFEGGFGSVFTFGLKKGRTAGKKFIESVKLASHLANVGDAKTLVLHPASTSHSQLSKAALAAAGVSEETIRVSVGLEHIADIRDDFEQALEKC
- the dgt gene encoding dNTP triphosphohydrolase, yielding MLLKRGDLEKRERVWFAPYATFADAARREFPDERDEFRTEFQRDHARIIHSKAFRRLKGKTQVFVASHGDHFRNRLTHSLEVSQISRSLARNLAVNEDLAGAIALAHDLGHTPFGHAGEDRLDSLLQKFGKSFEHNRQSRRILQILEKKYPDSEGLNLTLDLLDGLAKHATIYDAPEKIDSQPSLEAQIVNLADEIAYTNHDLEDGLRAGIFTREDLKNLNLWQKALAKVDAKLPTEAFNHRAVSAIIDLLNRDLLENSAQNLKKHAIDSLPKVRNFAEPLVGFSPKMQADLVELRQFLRQNFYLAPAVAKLSNRGADILEKLFTTIHAQQNLLPPEFARRLKIDPPEIVVADFVAGMTDNFAEDFLVRAE
- a CDS encoding nicotinamide-nucleotide adenylyltransferase, producing the protein MPPKKVKRVAFIGRFQPFHRGHLSVIQDLLPKFDQVLVVVGSSDKFRTLENPFTVGERHAMVKETLESLGVKPEQFKVVPLPDIDDDEKWVKHVIKTCQDFESVAITDNPRVEKLFRKDGKKKIIKPKKKYAISATIVREEIKKGSDLQKYLPQPVISFLQKIGATRKIMDIEEEALAAESESEGCAE
- a CDS encoding transglycosylase domain-containing protein, whose amino-acid sequence is MENSQKASILRRIRLRIQNHGDGRWKTWLGLSAGLLVVAWFLRVWIVLFILQVGQFVLSPILPSIDDVNALFASQSTIIYDREGGELYTIHGDENRFEIPYEKIPDTVKVATTVAEDDKFFSHPGFDVDGIIRAVLSELGVGHFIGGGSTITQQFVKNAYLSPEKTYWRKLQELMLALKLENKFSKEEILAMYLNRIPYGNNAYGIQAAAQTFFNKNAEELTLAEAAVLAGLPQAPSRYSPYGQDRELLMGSCAKPPVPAGPEDLVAVEDSKTKNSDSAELAEDAVTEPQLVSACTSIDDPDYTPGRKDYVLNRLLSLGYISKTEFAQAWRESNNLKFQSYHESIRAPHFVFYVRDLLEEKYGQDVVERGGLRVFTTLDPNLQSKAEELVAAQFPEKQNEDGTATWGVNRFDATNASLLAVDNPTGQILAMVGSRDYFETVGEDGKGSDGATNLTTRPRQPGSSFKPFVYATGLKQGYAPASVFWDVETNFGRGTDEYTPKNYDGTFLGPISMRRALGGSRNIPAVKMAILAGELPIVQTAHEMGLASVKSDERYGPTIGLGAPEVPMLEMVQGYSVFANGGYAVPPTPILKITDARGNLIDEFADPKKELVLDPGIAYLMTNMLSDPSSRPSTWNSYLTLPGRPVAAKTGTANKKISEKSILPGDVWTIGYTPQMTVATWMGNNDGTPMNMSGGGFASAGPIWMGFMKAAHEDLPVKNFPIPEGIVQRSVSRLTGKLASSSTPIDQIVTETFIDTATPLEVDDSFMEIAVDRVSGKLPSALTPESAIELRKFENLHSERPYDSAWENPVQAWVKSVYGADSAIALPPTETDDVHTAATAQLAPTVTIVSPVSGSTVQKSTIGVWVDVTAPNDVEKVEYYRDDELVVTATTAPWKGVIPIPKKLDDGDHVKITAKVFDKLYYSGTSTVDVIVGEDTQMPTVRITAPTANSEVARGTTLLASAEAFDAGGDIAKVDFYLDGSKISEIEYPPFEVPIVLDSSTRLGSHTLLVDTTDTTGRSVSESVSFTVTEGGADAEGSTIISPVDGATISVQKNFIDVIAQINSANFTPTEVDFIARNLASGERKTFATVTSPSTLTFTATWSDLAVGKYEIYFKARDASGKSIISGRNTIEIK
- the metA gene encoding homoserine O-succinyltransferase; the encoded protein is MPIKIPNQLPAKKLLERENIFVMPEKRAAKQDIRPLEIAVLNLMPTKIETETQLARLLGNSPLQVNLTFLTTESYRPKNISEKHLVNFYQTFEGVKTRKFDGLIVTGAPVELLDWQEVKYWDELKRILDWSLTNVYSSLFICWGAQAALQHFYKIPKHKLPRKKFGVFLHKACKKNAILLRGFDENFWVPVSRNTETREADLRKVKDLEILADAKDAGIYLVRNKKLRQIFAFNHAEYDRETLQKEFERDRAKDPNFPEPENYFDAKGQPQMRWRAHATLLFSNWLNYYVYQETPFDLEKL
- a CDS encoding DNA recombination protein RmuC — its product is METYLILLAGAILLAFVALAFFVSKKFAELAKPSEDNAQKLMLDVIENLRKEIHHQTGETQKTTLQTLDLLEKKFANLNDSVDQKLTDNTKKLDARLDGAAREIAKVSGELGKMAEIRGSVESLTNFLKHSKRRGNLGEEGLKEMLAEALPREKWKLQFAFAGGEAVDAIIETKNGNIPVDSKFPLENFEKMRTAADEKIAETFRREFAKDCKKHIDAIAKKYIRPEEGTTDFAVLYLPAESIYNEASENSEISRYARAKNIQLVSPNSFFYFLRVVLIAFQSEKFEENAKKVLALIAGVKTEAGKFGANLELTAKHLNNAKKNMDDTVSSYQRLESKIERVGEYSDAVPLAEVAEEEIEIELPLE